In one Roseburia intestinalis L1-82 genomic region, the following are encoded:
- a CDS encoding RNA polymerase sigma factor, which produces MTEYEAYQEHIRYTHDTYCRIVIRHASFDAARMLAARWKREISLEYLTEEKFVPLSTTDEYFQVPDYGETYPFSVRGQTILLDSCSLAAALARLPEQTQEEIFLYYLQHLTQKEIGEQSGWTRSTIGRHIRLALKRLKEEMEVLSHE; this is translated from the coding sequence ATGACTGAATACGAAGCCTATCAAGAACATATCCGCTATACCCATGATACCTATTGCCGGATTGTTATTCGTCATGCGTCCTTTGACGCTGCCCGTATGCTGGCGGCGAGGTGGAAACGGGAAATCTCCCTTGAATACTTGACCGAAGAAAAGTTTGTCCCACTAAGCACCACAGACGAGTATTTTCAAGTGCCGGACTATGGCGAAACTTATCCGTTCTCTGTCCGGGGGCAGACGATACTTTTAGATAGCTGCTCTCTTGCGGCGGCTCTTGCCAGGCTGCCGGAACAGACACAGGAGGAAATCTTTTTGTACTACTTGCAGCACTTGACGCAGAAAGAAATCGGAGAACAAAGCGGCTGGACACGCAGCACAATCGGGCGGCATATACGGCTTGCCTTGAAGCGGCTGAAAGAGGAAATGGAGGTGCTGTCCCATGAGTAA
- a CDS encoding JAB domain-containing protein: protein MTEKNDFKLDVVSIRLVKEAPIYSEQSFNKPEEVAAVMGECMCQFDREVVCVVNLSSDLKPINVHFASVGSLNEAMAHPRELFKSSILSNAASMMLIHCHPSGNIFPSKADTMMTDRMNKLCELIGIPLLDHIIVGGDNRAFFSFKEKGMIDNPRITLSTDYRNLDIKSPLVAEQGKAR from the coding sequence GTGACAGAGAAGAACGACTTCAAACTTGATGTTGTATCCATAAGGCTTGTAAAGGAGGCTCCGATTTATTCGGAGCAGTCCTTTAACAAGCCGGAAGAAGTAGCTGCCGTAATGGGAGAATGTATGTGCCAGTTCGACAGGGAAGTGGTGTGTGTTGTAAATCTCAGCTCCGACCTAAAGCCTATTAATGTGCATTTTGCAAGTGTGGGTTCGTTGAATGAAGCAATGGCACACCCAAGAGAATTATTTAAGTCAAGTATTTTAAGTAATGCTGCCAGTATGATGTTGATCCACTGCCACCCGTCGGGAAATATATTTCCCAGCAAGGCAGACACGATGATGACGGACCGTATGAATAAGCTGTGTGAGCTTATTGGAATCCCTCTTTTGGATCATATCATCGTGGGAGGGGATAACCGTGCCTTCTTCAGTTTCAAGGAAAAGGGAATGATTGATAATCCAAGAATTACACTCAGTACGGATTACAGGAACCTTGATATTAAGTCACCGCTTGTGGCAGAGCAGGGAAAGGCAAGGTGA
- a CDS encoding IS3 family transposase (programmed frameshift) — MTEQKQRRKPRKYTDEFKQQLVELYRSGKRRCDICREYDIATSLFDKWVKQASNSGSFHEKDNRTPEQEELIRLRKENQQLRMENDILKPSGADLRTKVNVIKANAHKYSVSAMCRVLQVNRSTYYYEAAKKDESELTADIQEIFRKSRNHYGTRKIKKELADCGKQVSRRRIGRIMKQEGLVSSYTTAQFKPQKDRCNESKVENVLNRQFQNQPYRNVVVSDLTYVRVGNRWNYICVLIDLFNREIIGYSAGEHKTAELVKQAFMKVDGNLSEIHIFHTDRGNEFKNETIEELLETFHMERSLSHKGCPYDNAVAEATFKIIKTEFVWNETFHTQEELKIKLWDYVNWYNHHRIHSSLGYQTPVQYRKNNLKKFV, encoded by the exons ATGACCGAACAAAAACAACGACGAAAACCTCGCAAATATACAGACGAATTTAAACAGCAACTGGTGGAACTATATCGTTCCGGCAAACGCAGATGTGATATCTGCCGTGAATATGACATTGCTACGTCCCTGTTTGACAAGTGGGTAAAGCAGGCATCCAATTCCGGTTCTTTCCATGAAAAAGATAACCGGACTCCGGAGCAGGAAGAACTGATCCGGCTTCGGAAAGAAAACCAGCAGTTAAGAATGGAAAATGATATTTTAAAAC CAAGCGGCGCTGATCTTAGGACGAAAGTAAATGTGATCAAAGCAAATGCCCACAAATACTCTGTATCAGCAATGTGCCGCGTCCTACAGGTAAACAGAAGCACCTATTATTATGAAGCAGCAAAAAAAGATGAATCAGAACTCACTGCAGACATTCAGGAAATTTTTAGAAAAAGCCGGAACCATTATGGTACACGAAAGATCAAGAAAGAACTGGCTGATTGCGGGAAACAGGTATCAAGACGCAGGATTGGACGGATTATGAAACAGGAAGGTCTGGTATCAAGCTATACTACAGCACAGTTTAAACCGCAAAAAGACAGATGTAATGAATCAAAAGTAGAGAATGTGTTGAACCGACAATTTCAAAACCAGCCATACCGCAATGTAGTGGTAAGTGATTTGACCTACGTAAGGGTAGGAAACCGCTGGAATTATATTTGTGTACTGATTGATCTTTTTAACAGGGAGATTATTGGATACAGTGCAGGAGAACATAAAACAGCAGAACTTGTAAAACAGGCATTTATGAAAGTAGACGGAAATCTGTCGGAAATCCATATTTTCCACACAGACCGTGGAAATGAATTTAAAAACGAGACAATTGAAGAACTGTTAGAAACGTTCCATATGGAACGCTCCCTGAGCCATAAGGGATGTCCTTATGACAATGCAGTGGCAGAAGCTACGTTCAAGATTATAAAAACAGAATTTGTATGGAATGAAACATTCCATACGCAGGAAGAACTGAAGATAAAACTATGGGATTATGTAAACTGGTATAATCATCACCGCATACATTCTTCCTTAGGGTATCAAACGCCTGTACAATATCGGAAAAATAACCTAAAAAAATTTGTCTGA
- a CDS encoding plasmid mobilization protein, with protein sequence MKRYNMPHRSRVVKTRLTDEEYADFTARLAPYGMSQSEFIRQAITRATIRPIVTVSPVNDELLAAVGKLTAEYGRIGGNLNQIARYLNEYGVPYNALSGEVRAAISDLAALKFEVLQKVGEAVGNIQTYQL encoded by the coding sequence ATGAAACGATATAACATGCCCCACCGCAGCAGGGTAGTCAAGACCCGGCTGACCGATGAAGAATACGCCGACTTTACCGCCCGGCTTGCCCCTTATGGTATGAGCCAGTCCGAATTTATCCGGCAAGCCATTACACGGGCAACCATACGCCCCATTGTTACCGTTTCCCCGGTCAATGATGAATTGCTTGCCGCTGTCGGGAAGCTGACCGCCGAATACGGCAGGATCGGCGGCAACCTCAATCAGATTGCCCGGTATCTGAACGAATACGGCGTACCGTATAACGCCCTGTCCGGCGAAGTCCGAGCCGCCATTTCCGACCTTGCAGCCTTGAAGTTTGAAGTCTTGCAGAAAGTGGGTGAAGCTGTTGGCAACATTCAAACATATCAGCTCTAA
- a CDS encoding DUF3991 and TOPRIM domain-containing protein, translating to MEGRFTEEELAIAKSVDLCAVAESLGYTVKRIGKYHTLKEMDSIRIYDRSHWYRWSRQFDKGNNGGSQIDFLRVFGGMSVKEAVFWLLDFAGYRRIESTGKQPLVHQVTKKQPQERKPFVLPQPAGDNSYLISYLNNERGISKAVIELFLKENLIYESRHYHNIVFKGNDKNGVTRFASMRGVFDKQGKPFKCDVEGNDKNYGFNVVNVNSTELVVFEAAIDLMSYVDIFADHESNKLALGMLADAPLATFLREHPQISFIRFCLDGDSPGRKAAAELMGKYYGLGYEVEDCPPPAGYKDYNEWLVATKLNLADQKKEQMTIAGQCH from the coding sequence ATGGAAGGAAGATTTACAGAGGAGGAACTTGCCATAGCAAAGAGCGTAGATCTTTGTGCCGTTGCAGAAAGTCTCGGTTATACCGTAAAGAGGATTGGAAAATATCACACCTTAAAGGAAATGGACTCAATCCGTATCTATGACCGCAGTCATTGGTACAGATGGTCAAGGCAGTTTGATAAGGGAAATAATGGCGGCTCACAGATAGATTTCCTCCGTGTATTTGGCGGAATGAGTGTAAAAGAGGCTGTATTCTGGCTCTTGGATTTTGCCGGATACCGGAGAATTGAAAGCACGGGAAAGCAGCCGCTTGTTCATCAGGTCACAAAGAAACAGCCACAGGAAAGAAAGCCTTTTGTGCTTCCGCAGCCAGCAGGGGATAATTCCTACCTGATATCCTATCTTAACAATGAGCGTGGAATCAGTAAGGCAGTGATAGAACTGTTTTTAAAGGAAAATCTCATATATGAGAGCAGGCATTATCACAATATTGTCTTTAAAGGAAATGACAAGAATGGAGTAACCAGATTTGCAAGTATGCGTGGTGTATTTGATAAACAGGGAAAACCATTCAAGTGTGATGTGGAGGGGAATGATAAGAACTATGGATTTAATGTGGTGAATGTAAACAGTACAGAGCTTGTTGTATTCGAGGCAGCAATCGACCTTATGAGCTATGTGGATATATTTGCCGACCATGAATCAAATAAGCTGGCTCTTGGAATGCTTGCAGATGCCCCGCTTGCAACTTTTCTCAGGGAACACCCACAGATTTCTTTTATCCGTTTCTGCCTTGATGGGGATTCACCGGGCAGGAAAGCAGCCGCAGAACTTATGGGAAAATACTATGGACTGGGCTATGAGGTTGAGGACTGTCCGCCACCAGCAGGCTATAAGGATTACAATGAATGGCTTGTTGCAACAAAACTTAATCTTGCAGATCAGAAAAAGGAGCAGATGACCATAGCCGGACAGTGCCATTAA
- a CDS encoding relaxase/mobilization nuclease domain-containing protein: MATFKHISSKNADYGAAEAYLTFEHDEFTMKPTLDENGRLVPREGYRLATLNCGEEDFAVACLRSNLRYGKNQKREDVKSHHYIISFDPRDGTDNGLTVDKAQSLGEEFCNEHFPGHQAIVCTHPDGHNHSGNIHVHIVINSLRIEAVPLLPYMDRPADTKDGCKHRCTDAAMEYFKSEVMEMCHRENLYQIDLLHGSKNRVTEREYWAQKKGQLALDKENAAREATGQPTKPTKFETDKAKLRRTIRQALSQAGSFDEFASLLLREGVTVKESRGRLSYLTPDRTKPITARKLGDDFDKAAVLALLTQNAHRAAEQTTAIPEYPHTQKERLREEKTAKTAPADNTLQRMVDREAKRAEGKGVGYDRWASLHNLKQMAATHNFLMENELLDLDKLDAAVESSRKALSEARESLRGIEQSISDKKSLRKVVNDYRRTRPTIDAHKKLSGRKAENYRQSHEAEFIIYEAALRQLKVLAPGKKLPATSKLNTEIEALISEKNAAYNTYRTAKAEYEQLATAKRNAEQILHGTPSRQKKHEQER, from the coding sequence TTGGCAACATTCAAACATATCAGCTCTAAAAATGCCGACTACGGAGCAGCGGAAGCCTACCTCACTTTTGAGCATGACGAGTTTACCATGAAACCCACCCTTGATGAAAACGGGCGGCTTGTTCCCCGTGAGGGCTACCGCCTTGCCACGCTGAACTGCGGCGAAGAAGATTTTGCTGTTGCCTGTCTGCGCTCCAATCTCCGCTATGGCAAGAACCAAAAACGGGAAGATGTGAAATCCCACCACTATATCATCAGCTTTGACCCACGGGACGGAACGGACAACGGTCTGACCGTTGATAAGGCGCAGTCGCTGGGCGAGGAATTTTGCAACGAGCATTTCCCCGGACACCAAGCCATTGTCTGCACCCACCCGGACGGGCACAATCACTCTGGCAACATTCATGTGCATATCGTCATAAACAGCTTGCGGATTGAAGCCGTCCCGCTTCTGCCCTACATGGACAGACCAGCGGACACGAAGGACGGCTGCAAGCACCGCTGCACAGACGCAGCTATGGAATATTTCAAGTCCGAAGTCATGGAGATGTGCCACCGGGAAAATCTGTATCAGATTGACCTTTTGCATGGCAGCAAGAACCGAGTGACCGAGCGTGAATACTGGGCGCAGAAGAAAGGGCAGCTTGCCCTTGATAAAGAGAACGCCGCCAGAGAAGCCACCGGACAGCCGACCAAGCCCACCAAGTTTGAAACGGACAAGGCGAAGCTGCGCCGGACGATACGGCAGGCACTTTCCCAAGCTGGCAGCTTTGACGAGTTTGCTTCCCTGCTTTTGCGGGAGGGCGTAACTGTCAAGGAGAGCCGGGGGCGGCTTTCCTACCTCACGCCGGACAGGACAAAGCCTATCACAGCCCGGAAGCTGGGGGACGATTTTGACAAGGCTGCTGTCCTTGCCCTGCTCACGCAGAACGCCCACAGAGCCGCCGAACAGACCACAGCCATACCCGAATACCCCCACACCCAAAAGGAACGCTTGCGAGAGGAAAAAACCGCAAAAACCGCCCCGGCAGACAACACCTTGCAGCGCATGGTTGACCGGGAAGCCAAGCGAGCTGAGGGCAAGGGCGTGGGCTATGACCGTTGGGCTTCCCTGCACAACCTCAAACAGATGGCGGCTACCCACAACTTCCTCATGGAGAACGAACTGCTTGACCTTGACAAGCTGGACGCAGCCGTGGAGAGCAGCCGGAAAGCTCTTTCCGAAGCAAGGGAAAGTCTGCGGGGCATTGAGCAGAGCATTTCCGACAAGAAAAGTCTGCGAAAGGTTGTCAACGATTACCGCCGCACCCGCCCCACCATTGACGCTCATAAAAAGCTGTCCGGCAGAAAAGCGGAGAACTACCGCCAGTCCCACGAAGCGGAATTTATCATCTATGAAGCTGCCCTGCGCCAGCTAAAGGTGCTTGCACCGGGAAAGAAGCTGCCCGCCACTTCCAAGCTGAATACGGAGATTGAAGCCCTCATTTCCGAGAAAAACGCAGCTTACAACACCTACCGCACCGCAAAAGCCGAGTATGAGCAGCTTGCCACCGCCAAACGGAACGCAGAGCAGATACTACACGGCACACCGAGCCGACAGAAAAAGCATGAACAGGAGCGTTAA
- a CDS encoding DUF5688 family protein, with the protein MMNYEIFKEVVKEKFMDYMPDSFKGMELIVRPAEKVNMTYDAINIRGEDTTISPTIYINDMYEKYQSCGDLEETLMAACDLMAMEFAKTPQVVDVDSLYKDADEKVVFQLINTEQNKSFLEQVPHREFQDLSIIYKLVVNADTESIQSIKVTNSLAERLGMNEEQLFKYAAENTRRILPPRIRNMNDVMKEMFLSDGMPEEIAEMMIREVPPEQTLWIISNNRGIDGAVSMLYENELHELAENLESDLYILPSSVHEVLAVSTELTEPEELAQMVAEVNMQKVALEERLSNQVYHYDKDLRKLTLATDTPNKRLDGIVAEPQLVYDAKEKAR; encoded by the coding sequence ATGATGAATTATGAGATTTTTAAGGAAGTAGTAAAAGAAAAGTTTATGGACTATATGCCCGACAGTTTTAAAGGTATGGAGCTTATAGTTAGACCTGCGGAAAAGGTAAATATGACATATGATGCTATCAATATTAGAGGGGAAGATACTACTATTTCTCCTACTATTTATATCAACGATATGTATGAGAAATATCAGAGCTGTGGTGATCTGGAGGAAACACTGATGGCGGCATGTGACCTTATGGCAATGGAGTTTGCAAAGACACCGCAAGTTGTTGATGTTGACAGCTTATACAAAGATGCAGATGAAAAGGTAGTATTCCAGCTTATCAATACGGAACAGAACAAGTCATTTCTGGAGCAGGTGCCACATAGAGAATTTCAGGATCTTTCCATTATCTATAAACTTGTGGTAAATGCGGATACTGAAAGTATTCAGAGTATAAAGGTTACGAACAGCCTTGCGGAAAGACTTGGAATGAATGAGGAGCAGCTTTTTAAATATGCGGCTGAGAACACAAGAAGAATCTTACCGCCAAGAATAAGAAATATGAATGATGTTATGAAAGAGATGTTTTTAAGTGACGGGATGCCGGAGGAGATAGCAGAGATGATGATCAGGGAAGTTCCACCGGAGCAGACTCTGTGGATAATCTCCAATAACAGGGGAATTGACGGTGCAGTATCAATGCTTTATGAGAATGAGCTTCACGAACTGGCAGAAAACCTTGAAAGTGATCTGTATATCCTGCCTTCAAGTGTGCACGAAGTTCTTGCGGTGTCTACTGAGCTGACCGAACCGGAGGAGCTTGCACAGATGGTGGCAGAGGTGAATATGCAGAAGGTGGCATTGGAAGAACGACTTTCCAATCAGGTGTATCACTATGATAAAGATTTAAGGAAACTCACACTTGCAACGGATACACCGAACAAGAGACTGGACGGTATCGTGGCAGAGCCGCAGCTTGTATATGACGCAAAGGAAAAGGCGAGATAG
- a CDS encoding helix-turn-helix domain-containing protein, with protein sequence MSNRLLPYDTIIKAHEGDPIAIQAVLDRYAGYIRYFSKMNGYYNSDMEDYITTKLIESLFKFRLDR encoded by the coding sequence ATGAGTAACCGACTTCTCCCCTATGACACTATCATAAAGGCACATGAGGGCGACCCCATAGCGATACAAGCCGTCCTTGACCGATACGCTGGATATATCCGCTACTTCTCTAAGATGAACGGCTATTATAACTCTGATATGGAGGACTACATCACAACAAAACTAATTGAAAGCCTGTTCAAGTTCCGGCTTGACCGTTGA
- a CDS encoding recombinase family protein has protein sequence MARKSRKNMMLQENTALPDKEKKVLFKAGLYARLSHEKEENIERGTIETQMELMKNYVKDHEDIVIEEEYYDASFTGTNFERPDFKRMLEDAKTGRINCIIVKDLSRLGRNYVEMGNYIERVFPFLNVRFIAVTDDFDSFRPGTDLMMPLKNIVNEFYAKDISKKVSTAHRRKWTTDEYMCGFAPYGYLKSKTEKNRIVVDEATAGNVRLIYKLFLDGKGYTPIAKYLNEQGIMSPLMYLKSLGYQQNVKTNGVWTKTTVKSILTNQAYIGSAVHGKVVIEKYNNIPLHATDPSEWVIVENTHEPLVDKETFEKAQERVKEISDAYFAKEFTKHPPNEKNLLKGKIVCGDCGKGMRLSPRTTKSYVYFCGTFSDGINPACSRHKINQEDVNNAVFAQISNHMRCCIDALRVIRELNARSSGLKKYDVYEKAITRQRRELEKVNRKFSELYGDYSEHLINESEYLTLKQQYLLKSEALKKEIDNLLISQNLYSKNYKIDADWENLINKYLKCRKLNKELADAFVDKVQVFEGGRISVNLVYDDCLEELLQVKNKREGDLNE, from the coding sequence GACTGTCCCATGAAAAGGAAGAGAACATTGAGAGAGGGACAATCGAAACACAGATGGAACTTATGAAGAATTATGTCAAAGATCACGAAGATATTGTAATTGAAGAGGAATATTATGATGCCTCCTTTACCGGTACTAATTTTGAAAGACCGGATTTTAAGCGAATGCTTGAGGATGCAAAAACAGGAAGAATTAACTGTATTATTGTTAAGGATTTATCGAGACTTGGAAGAAATTATGTGGAGATGGGGAACTACATTGAAAGAGTGTTTCCTTTTCTCAATGTAAGATTCATTGCTGTTACGGATGATTTTGACTCGTTCAGACCGGGCACAGACCTTATGATGCCTTTGAAAAATATCGTAAATGAGTTTTATGCAAAGGATATTTCCAAGAAAGTTTCAACTGCACATCGTAGAAAATGGACTACGGATGAATATATGTGCGGTTTTGCTCCATATGGATATCTGAAATCCAAGACGGAGAAGAACAGAATTGTTGTGGATGAAGCAACTGCTGGAAATGTCAGGCTTATTTATAAATTGTTTTTAGATGGCAAAGGTTACACACCAATTGCAAAATATCTGAATGAGCAAGGAATAATGTCACCATTGATGTATTTAAAATCTCTTGGTTACCAGCAGAATGTAAAAACCAATGGTGTATGGACCAAAACAACAGTTAAGTCAATACTGACAAATCAGGCATACATTGGTTCGGCGGTGCATGGGAAAGTAGTAATTGAGAAATACAATAATATTCCACTCCATGCAACAGATCCAAGTGAATGGGTCATTGTTGAAAATACGCATGAGCCACTTGTTGACAAAGAGACATTTGAAAAGGCACAGGAAAGAGTAAAGGAAATCTCGGATGCTTATTTTGCAAAAGAGTTTACAAAACACCCACCTAATGAAAAGAATTTACTAAAGGGAAAAATTGTATGCGGAGACTGTGGCAAGGGTATGAGACTTTCTCCAAGAACAACAAAATCGTATGTATATTTTTGTGGAACTTTTTCAGATGGTATTAATCCGGCATGTTCAAGACACAAAATTAATCAGGAGGATGTCAACAACGCTGTCTTTGCTCAGATTTCAAATCATATGCGTTGCTGTATTGACGCATTAAGAGTAATAAGGGAATTAAATGCAAGAAGCAGCGGACTGAAAAAATACGATGTGTATGAAAAAGCCATTACCAGACAGCGCAGGGAACTGGAGAAGGTAAACCGCAAGTTCTCTGAGTTATATGGAGATTATTCAGAACATTTGATTAATGAGAGTGAATATCTGACATTAAAGCAGCAGTATCTTTTAAAAAGCGAAGCTTTGAAGAAGGAGATAGATAATCTTTTAATATCTCAGAACTTGTATTCAAAGAATTATAAGATTGATGCGGACTGGGAAAATCTTATCAATAAATATCTGAAATGCAGAAAACTCAACAAAGAGCTGGCAGATGCATTTGTTGACAAGGTACAGGTGTTTGAAGGTGGCAGAATTTCCGTAAATCTGGTTTATGATGATTGTCTGGAAGAACTGTTACAGGTAAAAAATAAGAGAGAAGGTGATTTGAATGAGTAA
- a CDS encoding recombinase family protein translates to MSKITAMYIRLSMEDEDVSLNRKEESNSISSQRELLKAYIENHSELKDTKVQEYCDDGFTGTKFERPGYMKLMEDIRAEKISCIVVKDLSRLGRDYIEVGSLLEQILPLYQVRVIAVNDNYDSNNYDGSTGGMNVAFKNLIYMLYSRDLSNKICSAKHTRILNGENISGQLRYGYVKDPSDKHKIIVDPEAAEVVKLIFELTAQGKRKTEVANYLNAQGIDTPSAYKKRKGSRNVFHAVEVKSLWSTSSIRDILNDEVYLGKLIWNKTKKRIGSNNTSSYVPKDEWMVIENCHEPIITQELFDMAHANSKKCVRLKRGKRNYNPFYYCGVCGRALVPSKRVKGDILLCYSSRIEENSPCKNNRVEVAKVEDAIMKIVNMYATAYLDEKGIKKAGKSKEVSPEEKIATLEKKVKSLSSKKMMLYSDYKDDKLTREEYVKRSKAMVEQIDELHQEIEQLKTEIPPEDNSSSKFETQLESIINMESFDREKIQKVIKKVIINGEDNIEIVWNTDDPFFK, encoded by the coding sequence ATGAGTAAGATAACTGCTATGTATATTCGCCTTTCTATGGAAGATGAAGATGTATCATTAAATCGGAAAGAGGAGAGTAACAGTATATCCAGCCAGCGGGAATTGTTAAAAGCATATATTGAAAATCATTCGGAGCTTAAGGATACGAAGGTACAGGAATACTGTGATGATGGATTTACTGGAACAAAATTTGAAAGACCAGGCTATATGAAGCTTATGGAGGATATCCGGGCTGAAAAAATATCATGCATTGTTGTAAAGGATTTATCCAGACTCGGAAGGGATTATATTGAAGTTGGAAGTCTTTTGGAGCAGATACTTCCACTTTATCAGGTACGGGTTATTGCAGTTAATGATAATTATGACAGCAATAACTATGATGGTTCCACCGGTGGTATGAATGTTGCGTTTAAGAATTTAATTTATATGCTTTATAGCAGGGACTTATCCAATAAAATATGTTCTGCAAAGCACACAAGGATACTGAATGGGGAGAACATTAGTGGTCAGTTAAGGTATGGATATGTCAAAGACCCAAGTGATAAGCATAAGATTATTGTAGATCCGGAAGCAGCAGAAGTGGTCAAGCTGATATTTGAACTGACCGCACAGGGCAAAAGAAAAACGGAAGTGGCAAATTACTTAAATGCTCAGGGTATTGATACACCATCTGCATATAAAAAGAGAAAAGGAAGCAGAAACGTTTTTCATGCAGTTGAAGTAAAAAGTCTGTGGAGTACTTCTTCTATCCGGGATATATTAAACGATGAAGTTTATCTTGGAAAACTGATATGGAATAAAACTAAGAAGAGGATAGGCAGCAATAACACTTCAAGCTATGTTCCTAAAGACGAATGGATGGTGATAGAAAATTGCCATGAACCCATTATTACTCAGGAATTATTTGATATGGCACACGCTAATTCAAAAAAATGTGTTCGTTTAAAGCGTGGTAAGAGAAACTATAATCCGTTTTATTATTGTGGTGTGTGTGGCAGAGCCTTGGTACCCAGCAAAAGGGTAAAAGGTGACATTCTTCTTTGTTACTCGTCCAGAATTGAGGAAAATTCTCCATGCAAAAACAACAGGGTGGAAGTTGCCAAGGTTGAAGATGCAATCATGAAAATTGTAAATATGTATGCAACAGCTTATCTGGATGAGAAAGGAATAAAGAAAGCTGGTAAATCGAAAGAAGTATCTCCGGAAGAAAAGATTGCAACACTTGAAAAGAAGGTGAAGAGCCTCAGCAGTAAAAAGATGATGTTGTATTCTGATTATAAGGATGACAAGCTCACAAGAGAAGAGTATGTCAAGCGTTCAAAGGCGATGGTGGAGCAGATTGATGAATTGCATCAGGAAATCGAACAGCTTAAAACAGAAATACCGCCAGAAGATAATTCTTCTAGTAAGTTTGAGACACAGTTAGAAAGTATCATCAATATGGAATCTTTTGACAGAGAGAAAATCCAGAAGGTAATCAAAAAAGTGATTATCAATGGAGAGGACAATATAGAGATTGTATGGAATACAGATGATCCATTTTTCAAGTAA